The Prunus persica cultivar Lovell chromosome G8, Prunus_persica_NCBIv2, whole genome shotgun sequence genome includes a region encoding these proteins:
- the LOC18766688 gene encoding beta-galactosidase 3, with the protein MGAASSAWSWVLLCIVWWSLSLELAQCNVVYDRKALIIDGQRRILFSGSIHYPRSTPEMWEGLIQKAKDGGLDAIDTYVFWNLHEPSPGNYNFEGRYDLARFIKTVHKAGLYVHLRIGPYICSEWNFGGFPVWLKYVPGISFRTDNEPFKSAMQKFTQKIVQLMKDEKLFESQGGPIILSQIENEYEPESKAFGASGYAYMSWAAKMAVGMGTGVPWVMCKEQDAPDPVINTCNGFYCDYFSPNRVYKPTLWTEAWTGWFTEFGGPVYQRPVEDLAFAVAGFIQKGGSFVNYYMYHGGTNFGRTAGGPFITTSYDYDAPIDEYGLIRQPKYGHLKELHKAVKLCEPALLNADPTVTSLGSYGQAHVFSFKSGVCAAFLSNYNTKSAATVTFNNMNFHLPPWSISILPDCKNVVFNTARVGVQTSQTQLLHTNSELRSWEIFNEDISSVAGDTTITVIGLLDQLNITRDSSDYLWYTTSVDIGPSESFLRGGQHPSLTVQSTGDAMHVFINDQLSGSAYGTREYRRFTFTGNVNLHAGLNKISLLSIAVGLANNGPHFEMRSTGVLGPVVLHGLDQGKRDLSWQKWSYKVGLKGEDMNLGALHSISAVDWMKGSLVAQKQQPLTWYKASFDAPKGDDPLALDMGSMGKGQVWINGQSIGRYWTTYATGNCSECAYSGTFRPKKCQFGCQHPTQQWYHVPRSFLKPSNNLLVVFEEIGGDVSRIGLVKKSVTSVCAEVSENHPHFRNWQTESHGQLEEQNKPEISLHCTEGHSISAIKFSSFGTPSGSCGTFQHGACHAPNSNAVLEKECIGKQKCSVTISNTNFGKDPCPSKLKKLSVEAVCAPI; encoded by the exons ATGGGAGCTGCTAGCTCAGCTTGGAGTTGGGTTCTACTCTGCATAGTGTGGTGGTCTCTAAGTCTTGAGCTGGCACAGTGCAATGTTGTGTATGATAGGAAGGCTCTTATCATTGATGGGCAGAGGAGAATTCTCTTTTCTGGCTCCATTCACTATCCCAGAAGTACCCCTGAG ATGTGGGAAGGCCTTATTCAGAAGGCCAAAGATGGTGGCTTGGATGCCATAGACACCTATGTGTTTTGGAATCTTCATGAACCTTCTCCTGGCAAT TATAATTTTGAGGGGAGGTATGATTTGGCTCGGTTCATAAAGACGGTCCACAAGGCAGGGCTTTATGTGCATCTTCGCATTGGGCCTTATATTTGCTCAGAATGGAATTTTGG GGGGTTTCCAGTTTGGCTGAAGTATGTTCCAGGCATTAGCTTCAGAACAGATAATGAGCCTTTCAAG TCAGCAATGCAAAAATTTACCCAGAAAATTGTCCAACTGATGAAGGATGAAAAGTTATTTGAGTCCCAAGGTGGCCCCATCATTCTTTCTCAG ATTGAGAATGAATATGAGCCAGAAAGCAAAGCTTTTGGGGCTTCTGGCTATGCATACATGAGTTGGGCTGCAAAGATGGCTGTTGGAATGGGTACTGGGGTCCCATGGGTGATGTGCAAGGAACAGGATGCTCCAGACCCAGTG ATAAACACTTGCAATGGTTTCTATTGCGACTATTTTTCCCCAAACAGAGTGTACAAACCCACACTATGGACTGAGGCTTGGACTGGCTG GTTTACAGAATTTGGTGGCCCAGTGTACCAGCGACCTGTTGAAGATTTGGCATTTGCAGTTGCCGGATTCATTCAAAAAGGAGGctcctttgtaaattattACATG TACCATGGAGGAACCAATTTTGGGAGAACTGCTGGAGGCCCTTTTATTACTACCAGCTATGACTATGATGCTCCCATTGATGAATATG GTTTGATCAGGCAACCAAAGTATGGCCACTTAAAGGAACTCCATAAGGCTGTTAAGTTATGTGAGCCAGCTCTGCTAAATGCTGACCCTACTGTCACATCCTTAGGGAGCTATGGACAG GCACATGTATTCTCTTTCAAGTCAGGAGTTTGTGCAGCTTTTCTCTCAAACTACAATACAAAGTCAGCTGCAACGGTGACTTTCAATAACATGAACTTTCACCTTCCCCCTTGGTCCATCAGCATCCTTCCAGATTGCAAAAATGTTGTATTCAACACTGCTCGA GTGGGAGTTCAGACATCCCAAACACAACTTTTGCACACTAACTCTGAATTGCGCTCATGGGAAATCTTCAATGAAGACATTTCTTCAGTGGCTGGTGATACAACAATCACGGTCATTGGCCTCTTAGATCAGTTGAACATCACTAGAGACTCCAGTGATTATTTGTGGTACACAACCAG CGTCGACATAGGTCCATCAGAATCATTTCTGCGTGGAGGCCAGCATCCCAGTCTAACTGTGCAGTCAACTGGAGATGCTATGCATGTTTTTATCAATGACCAGCTCTCAG GATCGGCTTATGGGACTAGGGAATACAGGAGATTCACTTTTACTGGAAATGTCAACCTGCATGCTGGACTGAATAAAATTTCACTTCTCAGTATAGCTGTTGGATTGGCG AACAATGGTCCTCATTTTGAGATGCGGAGCACAGGGGTGCTGGGACCAGTTGTTCTACATGGACTAGACCAAGGAAAGAGAGATTTATCATGGCAGAAATGGTCATACAAG GTTGGGCTAAAAGGAGAAGACATGAATCTGGGTGCTCTACATTCCATCTCGGCAGTGGATTGGATGAAGGGGTCCTTAGTGGCACAAAAACAGCAGCCACTGACATGGTATAAG GCCAGTTTTGATGCACCAAAAGGAGATGACCCCTTGGCTTTGGACATGGGGAGTATGGGAAAGGGTCAAGTATGGATCAATGGGCAGAGCATTGGAAGATACTGGACTACTTATGCTACAGGCAACTGCAGCGAATGTGCTTATTCTGGTACATTCAGGCCTAAGAAGTGCCAATTTGGTTGCCAGCATCCAACTCAACAATG GTACCACGTTCCTCGGTCTTTCTTAAAGCCGTCTAACAACCTATTGGTAGTTTTTGAGGAGATTGGTGGTGATGTATCAAGGATTGGTCTAGTAAAAAAATCAGTGACAAGTGTTTGTGCTGAGGTTTCTGAAAACCACCCTCACTTCAGGAATTGGCAAACTGAGAGCCATGGTCAACTGGAAGAGCAAAATAAGCCTGAAATTAGCCTACACTGTACAGAGGGACACTCCATTTCTGCCATTAAATTTTCAAGCTTTGGAACTCCATCTGGAAGCTGTGGAACTTTTCAGCATGGTGCCTGTCATGCTCCAAACTCAAATGCTGTCCTGGAAAAG GAGTGCATAGGTAAGCAGAAATGTTCAGTGACCATATCAAATACCAACTTTGGCAAGGACCCATGTCCAAGCAAACTGAAGAAGTTGTCTGTGGAAGCTGTTTGTGCCCCTATATAA
- the LOC18767186 gene encoding chromatin remodeling protein SHL isoform X3, with amino-acid sequence MAKPKAARRTLDSYTVKHINKTVRAGDCVLMRPSDSGKPSYVAKIERIEADSRGSNVKVHVRWYYRPEESIGGRRQFHGSKEVFLSDHHDVQSADTIEAKCTVHTFKSYTKLDAVGNDDFFCRFEYNSSTGAFNPDRVAVYCKCEMPYNPDDLMVQCEGCSDWFHPACIDMNAEEAKRLDHFFCEGCSSEGQKKLQNSHTASKHPDTKVDTKRRRR; translated from the exons ATGGCCAAACCAAAAGCTGCGAGACGAACACTCGACTCTTACACTGTCAAGCACATCAACAAGACCGTCAGAG CTGGGGACTGTGTGCTGATGCGGCCGTCGGATTCCGGGAAGCCGTCGTACGTGGCGAAAATCGAGCGGATCGAGGCGGACAGCCGCGGCTCCAACGTGAAGGTGCACGTGCGCTGGTACTATCGGCCGGAGGAGTCGATTGGCGGCCGGCGACAGTTTCACGGCTCCAAGGAGGTGTTTCTCTCCGATCACCACGACGTTCAGAGCGCCGACACCATCGAGGCTAAGTGTACGGTGCACACCTTCAAGAGCTATACCAAGCTCGACGCTGTTGGGAACGACGACTTCTTCTGTCGTTTCGAGTATAATTCCTCAACCGGAGCTTTCAATCCTGACCGTGTCGCTGT GTATTGCAAATGTGAGATGCCTTACAACCCTGATGACCTCATGGTTCAGTGTGAAGGTTGTAGTGATTG GTTTCATCCTGCTTGTATAGACATGAATGCAGAGGAGGCTAAAAGACTTGACCACTTCTTCTGTGAAGGCTGTTCTTCCGAGGGTCAAAAGAAGTTGCAGAATTCCCATACTGCTTCTAAACACCCTGATACAAAG GTGGATACAAAACGGCGTCGGAGGTGA
- the LOC18767186 gene encoding chromatin remodeling protein EBS isoform X2, which yields MAKPKAARRTLDSYTVKHINKTVRAGDCVLMRPSDSGKPSYVAKIERIEADSRGSNVKVHVRWYYRPEESIGGRRQFHGSKEVFLSDHHDVQSADTIEAKCTVHTFKSYTKLDAVGNDDFFCRFEYNSSTGAFNPDRVAVYCKCEMPYNPDDLMVQCEGCSDWFHPACIDMNAEEAKRLDHFFCEGCSSEGQKKLQNSHTASKHPDTKVIGWIQNGVGGDIVYKSI from the exons ATGGCCAAACCAAAAGCTGCGAGACGAACACTCGACTCTTACACTGTCAAGCACATCAACAAGACCGTCAGAG CTGGGGACTGTGTGCTGATGCGGCCGTCGGATTCCGGGAAGCCGTCGTACGTGGCGAAAATCGAGCGGATCGAGGCGGACAGCCGCGGCTCCAACGTGAAGGTGCACGTGCGCTGGTACTATCGGCCGGAGGAGTCGATTGGCGGCCGGCGACAGTTTCACGGCTCCAAGGAGGTGTTTCTCTCCGATCACCACGACGTTCAGAGCGCCGACACCATCGAGGCTAAGTGTACGGTGCACACCTTCAAGAGCTATACCAAGCTCGACGCTGTTGGGAACGACGACTTCTTCTGTCGTTTCGAGTATAATTCCTCAACCGGAGCTTTCAATCCTGACCGTGTCGCTGT GTATTGCAAATGTGAGATGCCTTACAACCCTGATGACCTCATGGTTCAGTGTGAAGGTTGTAGTGATTG GTTTCATCCTGCTTGTATAGACATGAATGCAGAGGAGGCTAAAAGACTTGACCACTTCTTCTGTGAAGGCTGTTCTTCCGAGGGTCAAAAGAAGTTGCAGAATTCCCATACTGCTTCTAAACACCCTGATACAAAG GTTATTGG GTGGATACAAAACGGCGTCGGAGGTGATATTGTATATAAATCAATCTGA
- the LOC18767186 gene encoding chromatin remodeling protein SHL isoform X1, with the protein MAKPKAARRTLDSYTVKHINKTVRAGDCVLMRPSDSGKPSYVAKIERIEADSRGSNVKVHVRWYYRPEESIGGRRQFHGSKEVFLSDHHDVQSADTIEAKCTVHTFKSYTKLDAVGNDDFFCRFEYNSSTGAFNPDRVAVYCKCEMPYNPDDLMVQCEGCSDWFHPACIDMNAEEAKRLDHFFCEGCSSEGQKKLQNSHTASKHPDTKCWINLNQLVCLCASCLLVDSIMSSGNWQVIGWIQNGVGGDIVYKSI; encoded by the exons ATGGCCAAACCAAAAGCTGCGAGACGAACACTCGACTCTTACACTGTCAAGCACATCAACAAGACCGTCAGAG CTGGGGACTGTGTGCTGATGCGGCCGTCGGATTCCGGGAAGCCGTCGTACGTGGCGAAAATCGAGCGGATCGAGGCGGACAGCCGCGGCTCCAACGTGAAGGTGCACGTGCGCTGGTACTATCGGCCGGAGGAGTCGATTGGCGGCCGGCGACAGTTTCACGGCTCCAAGGAGGTGTTTCTCTCCGATCACCACGACGTTCAGAGCGCCGACACCATCGAGGCTAAGTGTACGGTGCACACCTTCAAGAGCTATACCAAGCTCGACGCTGTTGGGAACGACGACTTCTTCTGTCGTTTCGAGTATAATTCCTCAACCGGAGCTTTCAATCCTGACCGTGTCGCTGT GTATTGCAAATGTGAGATGCCTTACAACCCTGATGACCTCATGGTTCAGTGTGAAGGTTGTAGTGATTG GTTTCATCCTGCTTGTATAGACATGAATGCAGAGGAGGCTAAAAGACTTGACCACTTCTTCTGTGAAGGCTGTTCTTCCGAGGGTCAAAAGAAGTTGCAGAATTCCCATACTGCTTCTAAACACCCTGATACAAAG tgtTGGATAAATTTGAACCAGCTGGTTTGTCTTTGTGCTTCTTGTTTACTTGTGGACTCTATCATGTCATCTGGAAATTGGCAGGTTATTGG GTGGATACAAAACGGCGTCGGAGGTGATATTGTATATAAATCAATCTGA
- the LOC18767955 gene encoding LOW QUALITY PROTEIN: RNA-binding protein 28 (The sequence of the model RefSeq protein was modified relative to this genomic sequence to represent the inferred CDS: deleted 2 bases in 1 codon): MGKNKSKDGGKTRSESEHSASTVFVSNLPYSFTNSQLEETFSDVGPIRRCFLVTQKGSTEHRGFGYVQFAVTEDANRAIELKNGLSIGGRKIAAKHAMHRASLEQRRSKTNQGLDLDETLKSKNDKDGENFKAEKDASSLQEREKPVKARKAAALCNDAVAKVGGSEKQRVARTVIFGGLVNAGMAEEVHRRAREIDAECSITYPLPKEKLEQHGLMQDGCKMDASSVLYNSVKSAHASVATLHQKEIKGGIVWARQLGGEGAKTRKWKLIVRNIPFKAKENEIKEIFSSAGFVWDVIIPHNSDTGLPKGFAFVQFTRKQDAENAIKKLNGQMLLKRPIAVDWALSKQIYGSVTGKNALLASEDGQKDGSDGENDSSSEDLEGDAGHFGKKSEHDDGIDSDPDNSNTIEKKDIPTEINFEEEVDIARKVLKNLITPSATETPHDDLALPQSDKEPSIFESPEEPSKSSFETAKASDVTEPEKLSKSVAPNLQQTDEEDDLHRTIFISNLPFDINNEDVKQRFSTFGELQSFFPVLHPVTKRPKGTGFLKFKTKDAASSAVSAGNAASGPGISLKGRQLTVLQALDKKSAHDKESNMAKKEDLDRRNLYLAKEGLILEGTPAAEGCGSEGYLKRQMEERSKMMKLQSPNFHVSKTRIFIKNLPKSMTAKELKKLCIDAVTSRATKQKPVIQQIKFLEDVKKGKLVAKNFSRGAAFVEFTEHQHALVALRVLNNNPETFGPEHRPIVEFALENVKKLNIRNAKIQAQQHAAYRNRENVDQNEGSNRPDTHPSKKSKNSKQKGEKRKLDDSVPNKEEVENKFSDGAATERHRGSKRQKNGPFGKEKKISAKVSEHSTTEKAEGSKREPNNHQDGRKAGGGRSSEGETAAIDAQKSKPLRKTNVLPNKRKLQEQKEVEGGENVTRRQRPKKNKDPLGRDVTDKLDMLIEQYRSKYSQRSSVQTDGEKQGARKLRKWFQT, from the exons ATGGGAaagaacaaaagcaaagaTGGTGGCAAAACGAGAAGCGAAAGCGAGCACTCTGCCTCCACTGTCTTCGTCTCCAACTTGCCCTACTCTTTCACCAACTCTCAG CTGGAGGAGACATTCAGCGACGTCGGACCAATTAGGCGGTGCTTTCTGGTTACCCAGAAAG GGTCAACTGAGCACCGTGGTTTTGGTTATGTTCAATT CGCTGTCACAGAAGATGCTAATCGTGCTATTGAGCTAAAGAATGGTTTATCCATTGGAGGTCGAAAAATTGCAGCCAAACATGCCATGCATCGTGCTTCCCTTGAACAACGAAGATCAAAGACAAATCAAG GACTCGACTTGGATGAGACCTTGAAGTCAAAAAATGACAAGGATGGTGAAAATTTCAAAGCAGAAAAGGATGCTTCGAGCTTGCAGGAAAGAG AGAAACCTGTGAAGGCCAGAAAAGCCGCTGCACTATGTAATGATGCAGTGGCAAAAGTGGGTGGTTCAGAAAAGCAGAG GGTTGCTAGGACAGTCATATTTGGTGGCCTTGTTAATGCTGGTATGGCAGAAGAAGTTCATCGTCGAGCCAGGGAGATTGATGCCGAATGTTCAATAACTTATCCTCTTCCCAAAGAAAAGCTTGAACAACATG GTCTGATGCAAGATGGATGCAAAATGGATGCTTCATCTGTACTTTATAACAGTGTTAAATCAGCACATGCTTCTGTTGCAACATTACACCAAAAAGAGATTAAAGGTGGAATTGTTTGGGCACGCCAGCTGGGTGGGGAG GGTGCCAAGACTCGGAAATGGAAGCTCATTGTTAGAAATATTCCTTTcaag GCCAAAGAGAATGAAATAAAAGAGATATTTTCATCAGCAGGGTTTGTCTGGGATGTAATTATACCACACAATTCTGATACAGG GTTACCTAAAGGTTTTGCATTTGTCCAATTCACACGCAAACAGGATGCAGAAAAT gcaataaaaaagttgaatgGACAAATGCTTCTTAAAAGACCCATAGCTGTTGACTGGGCTCTTTCAAAGCAGATATATGGTAGTGTCACTGGGAAAAACGCTCTTCTTGCGTCAGAAGATG GACAAAAGGATGGAAGTGATGGAGAAAATGATAGTAGCAGTGAAGATTTAGAGGGCGATGCTGGGCATTTCGGTAAAAAGTCTGAGCACGACGATGGAATCGACAGCGATCCTGATAACTCTAATACCATAGAGAAGAAAGACATCCCTActgaaataaattttgaagAGGAAGTAGACATTGCAAGAAAAGTTCTAAAGAACTTGATCACACCGTCTGCTACAGAAACTCCTCATGATGATCTTGCACTGCCCCAAAGCGACAAGGAGCCGTCTATTTTTGAATCTCCTGAGGAGCCCAGTAAATCATCTTTTGAGACTGCAAAAGCATCAGATGTTACTGAGCCTGAAAAGTTAAGCAAAAGCGTAGCACCAAATCTTCAACAgacagatgaagaagatgatttgCACAGAACAATTTTCATAAGCAATCTTCCTTTTGATATCAATAATGAAGATGTCAAACAAAGGTTTTCTACCTTTGGGGAACTTCAATCTTTTTTCCCAGTCCTTCATCCAGTCACCAA GCGACCAAAAGGAACTGGCTTTCTCAAGTTTAAAACAAAAGATGCAGCCAGTTCTGCAGTTTCAGCGGGGAATGCTGCATCTGGCCCGGGGATTTCTCTTAAGGGTAGACAATTGACCGTCTTGCAGGCTTTGGATAAAAAATCGGCTCATGATAAGGAATCAAATATGGCCAAAAAAGAGGATCTGGACCGCCGCAATCTCTATCTGGCAAAG GAAGGCCTTATTCTTGAGGGAACTCCAGCTGCAGAAGGGTGTGGC AGTGAAGGATATTTGAAACGCCAAAT GGAGGAGAGGAGCAAGATGATGAAACTTCAATCTCCAAATTTTCATGTCTCGAAGACaagaatatttataaaaaatttgccGAAGTCCATGACTGCAAAAGAACTAAAAAAACTTTGTATTGATGCTGTTACCTCACGagctacaaaacaaaaacctgtGATCCAACAG ATAAAGTTCTTGGAGGATGTGAAGAAAGGAAAGCTTGTTGCAAAGAATTTCTCTCGTGGAGCTGCTTTCGTTGAGTTTACAGAGCATCAGCATGCACTTGTGGCCCTGAGAGTTTTGAACAACAATCCTG AAACTTTTGGTCCTGAGCATCGCCCAATTGTGGAGTTTGCACTTGAGAatgttaaaaaattgaatatacGAAATGCTAAGATACAAGCACAGCAGCATGCAGCTTATCGTAATCGGGAAAACGTGGATCAAAATGAAGGCTCAAATAGACCAGATACTCATCCAAGCAAGAAGTCCAAAAACTCGAAACAAAAAGGGGAGAAGCGAAAATTGGATGATTCAGTaccaaataaagaagaagttgAAAATAAGTTTAGTGATGGAGCTGCCACTGAAAGACACAGAGGTTCTAAGAGGCAGAAAAATGGTCCatttggaaaggaaaaaaagatcTCAGCAAAGGTATCAGAACACTCAACAACAGAGAAGGCGGAGGGCTCAAAACGTGAACCAAACAATCATCAAGATGGCAGGAAGGCTGGTGGTGGAAGATCATCTGAAGGTGAAACCGCAGCCATTGATgcacaaaaatcaaaaccttTGAGAAAGACAAATGTGCTACCTAATAAGAGGAAGCTACAGGAGCAGAAAGAGGTAGAGGGGGGAGAGAATGTGACGAGGAGACAAAGACCAAAGAAGAACAAGGACCCATTAGGGCGGGATGTTACAGATAAACTTGACATGCTGATTGAACAATATAGATCCAAGTACTCGCAACGGAGCTCCGTTCAAACTGATGGCGAAAAGCAAGGTGCCAGAAAGCTTAGAAAATGGTTCcaaacataa
- the LOC18768269 gene encoding WD repeat-containing protein 13, with translation MAEEKACNGDGGDDCAPEEVEKKIGLANGDGGAPPEKEKKKKNADPQLLICLLQPAPADSDPDYIGIRRLLLSRKPQSPFQRRLDWRCNGKGYVAFRNYIRRPRNWENMQTPSLQTTPGNSGRWIPPPSPRSLLYDVESWSPGRDVQSGSQPSPRRSFGSSTSDNDRPRNRRAEPAYSFVGMHCIFDQCKASVTVLKFGHMSSDLLAYGASDGTLTVCTVSDPPSVLKHLDGHSKDVTDFDFSSNNQYIASSSMDKTVRVWEISKGLCIRVIYGVSSQLCIRFHPVNNNFLSVGNADKEVTVFNFSTGRIIHKIFFDSEVTSMDYAHTGQLMFCGDATGCIYSVSMNSHTGVLSRSHRHRSSIRRKSAVTTVQYRSFSMLARGPVLLTCTQDGSLSFFSVALEIQGYLTLRCSLKLNPRIYSIRASFCPLLSLEKGEYIVAGSEDSNVYFYDLTRPKHTCVNKLQGHRFPVIGVAWNHGENLLASSDFYGTVIVWKRSKTG, from the exons ATGGCGGAAGAGAAGGCCTGTAATGGCGATGGTGGTGATGATTGTGCTCCAGAAGaggtggagaagaagattggtCTTGCcaatggtgatggtggtgctCCAccagagaaggagaagaagaagaagaacgcAGATCCACAGCTGTTGATCTGCTTGCTTCAGCCTGCTCCCGCCGACTCCGATCCCGACTACATCGGCATTCGTCGCCTTCTTCTCTCTCGCAAGCCCCAGTCTCCATTTCAACGCCGCCTT GATTGGAGATGCAATGGAAAAGGGTACGTTGCGTTTCGAAATTACATCCGGAGGCCGAGGAATTGGGAAAATATGCAAACTCCGAGCCTCCAAACCACTCCCGGAAACAG TGGGCGATGGATTCCACCTCCAAGTCCACGGTCTCTTTTGTATGATGTCGAAAGCTGGAGCCCTGGCAGG GACGTCCAAAGTGGCAGTCAACCTTCGCCTCGCAGAAGTTTTGGCTCAAGTACTAGTGATAATGACCGCCCACGTAATCGGCGGGCTGAACCTGCATACTCGTTTGTAGGAATGCATTGCATCTTTGATCAGTGCAAAGCCTCTG TTACGGTTTTGAAGTTTGGGCACATGAGTTCTGATCTGCTTGCATATGGAGCATCGGATGGAACCTTGACAGTATGCACTGTCTCTGATCCACCATCAGTCCTCAAGCATCTGGATGGTCACTCCAAAGATGTTACAG actttgatttctcatcAAACAATCAGTACATTGCATCCTCATCAATGGATAAAACTGTGCGAGTATGGGAGATTTCAAAAGGCCTTTGCATTCGAGTAATATATGGAGTTTCTTCGCAACTGTGTATTCGTTTTCACCCT GTAAATAACAACTTCCTTTCAGTTGGCAATGCAGATAAAGAAGTTACG GTTTTCAATTTCAGCACAGGGAGGATcattcataaaatattttttgacaGTGAGGTTACTTCCATGGACTATGCTCACACTGGACAGCTCATGTTCTGTGGGGATGCGACG GGGTGTATCTATTCAGTAAGTATGAATTCTCACACAGGAGTATTATCCCGCTCTCATCGCCATCGAAGTAGCATCAGGCGCAAATCTGCAGTCACAACTGTGCAGTACCGAAGTTTTTCTATGTTGGCTCGAGGCCCTGTGTTGCTGACATGTACTCAAGATGGAAGTTTGTCTTTCTTCAG TGTTGCTCTGGAAATACAGGGTTATTTGACTCTCCGCTGCTCACTCAAATTAAATCCACGGATATACAGCATCCGGGCTTCTTTCTGCCCTCTGCTTTCCCTTGAAAAAGGAGAATATATAG TTGCCGGAAGTGAGGATTCAAATGTGTATTTCTATGATTTAACTCGGCCAAAGCATACATGTGTAAACAAGCTACAG GGTCATCGATTTCCAGTTATCGGTGTTGCTTGGAACCATGGAGAGAACTTGTTAGCGTCATCCGATTTCTATGGTACGGTTATTGTATGGAAGAGATCAAAGACAGGTtaa